In Sideroxyarcus emersonii, one DNA window encodes the following:
- a CDS encoding NAD(P)-dependent oxidoreductase: MTGLGGKVIFITGSSRGIGREIALRCARDGAKVVITGKTAEAHPKLPGTIHSVAAEVEAAGGQALAIQLDVRDEQAIQAAVAQAAAHFGGIDVLVNNASAISLTPTLQTPAKRLDLMWDVNMRATFLVSQACIPYLKKAANPHILTLSPPLNLEAKWFAPHVAYSISKYGMSLCALGMAKEFAQDGIAVNCLWPRTTIATAAIEFNFPEAILRASRKPAIVADAAHAILRRDSKTFSGLFFLDEEVLRAEGVKNFDHYAVSPGERPYDDLFL; this comes from the coding sequence ATGACCGGCCTCGGCGGCAAGGTGATCTTCATCACCGGTTCCAGCCGCGGCATCGGCCGGGAGATTGCCCTGCGCTGCGCGCGCGACGGTGCGAAGGTGGTCATCACCGGCAAGACGGCGGAAGCGCATCCGAAACTGCCGGGGACCATCCACAGCGTGGCGGCGGAAGTGGAAGCCGCCGGCGGACAGGCGCTGGCGATCCAGCTCGACGTGCGCGACGAGCAGGCCATTCAGGCCGCGGTCGCACAGGCGGCCGCACATTTCGGCGGCATTGACGTGCTGGTCAATAACGCCAGCGCGATCAGCCTCACCCCGACCCTGCAAACGCCGGCCAAGCGGCTCGACCTGATGTGGGACGTCAACATGCGCGCCACCTTCCTCGTGTCGCAAGCCTGCATCCCGTACCTGAAGAAGGCCGCCAATCCGCATATCCTCACGCTGTCGCCGCCGCTCAACCTGGAGGCGAAGTGGTTCGCGCCGCATGTCGCCTATTCGATTTCCAAATACGGCATGAGCCTGTGCGCGCTGGGGATGGCGAAGGAGTTCGCGCAGGACGGCATCGCGGTGAACTGCCTGTGGCCGCGCACCACCATCGCCACCGCGGCCATCGAGTTCAACTTTCCCGAGGCCATCCTGCGCGCGTCGCGCAAGCCGGCCATCGTGGCGGATGCGGCTCATGCCATCCTGCGGCGCGACAGCAAGACCTTCAGCGGCCTTTTTTTCCTCGACGAGGAAGTGCTGCGCGCGGAGGGCGTGAAAAATTTCGATCATTATGCGGTCAGCCCGGGCGAGCGGCCGTATGACGATCTGTTCTTGTAG
- a CDS encoding 3-hydroxyacyl-CoA dehydrogenase/enoyl-CoA hydratase family protein: MSSHLKVRKVAVLGAGVMGAQIAAHLVNANVETLLFELPAKEGDPNGNVNKALDGLKKLEPAPISSPARIAYIQPANYDQHLEKLRECDLIIEAIAERMDWKSDLYRKVAPYVGAHAIFASNTSGLSINQLAQAFPENLRHRFCGIHFFNPPRYMHLVELIPCTTTEASLLDQLETFLVSTLGKGVVRAKDTPNFIANRVGVFSMLATKHHAAAFNLGFDTVDALTGRYLGRPKSATFRTLDVVGLDVFAHVVNTMRENLTEDPWHKHFELPSWFQYLVDQGSLGQKTKRGVYQKIGKEIHVLDLHTREYRLSDAKVDDGVKDILRERDWAKKLAGLRSNQHPQAQFLWAVFRDVFHYCALHLEAIADNARDFDFAVRWGFGWDNGPFEIWQAAGWQQVAGWIATDISAGKAMAATPLPAWVTDPARLAVHGMHGSYAPASNTYQPRSALPVYRRQLYPDRLLGEVRVYGETVFETDEVRLWHNGDSIAILSFKSKMHTVSNEVLDGILRAVHEAEAHFSALILWQTEPPFSAGANLLQLMQGMQEPAPDEGLFGRFKQAASRVKYTIAGGGGLGEIVNAATGNVPKVEAVVAKFQQVSQRLKYAQVPTIAAVDGLALGGGCEFSIHCTRIVATLESYIGLVEVGVGLLPAGGGCKEMAQRAAAEAQRFANDNRVDVFPYLRKYFQNIAMGEVAKSAEMAREMGYLRQSDRIVLNRFELLHIAKEEARALNATAYRPPLHQRQIAVAGRTGIATLQAAMINMLEGNFISEHDYNIGSRVAETLCGGDVDAGSLVDEQWLLDLERRNFMELLAHFKTQDRIEYMLKNGKPLRN; the protein is encoded by the coding sequence ATGAGCAGTCATCTGAAGGTTCGCAAGGTTGCCGTGCTCGGTGCAGGCGTGATGGGCGCGCAGATCGCCGCGCACCTGGTCAACGCCAATGTCGAGACGCTGTTGTTCGAATTGCCCGCGAAGGAGGGCGACCCGAACGGCAACGTGAACAAGGCGCTGGACGGCCTGAAGAAACTCGAACCGGCTCCCATCTCAAGCCCGGCCAGGATCGCTTACATCCAGCCGGCCAATTACGATCAACACCTGGAGAAGCTGCGCGAGTGCGACCTGATCATCGAGGCCATCGCCGAGCGCATGGACTGGAAATCCGACCTGTACCGCAAGGTCGCGCCCTATGTCGGCGCGCATGCCATCTTCGCCAGCAACACCTCCGGACTCTCCATCAACCAGCTGGCGCAGGCGTTCCCCGAGAACCTGCGTCACCGTTTCTGCGGCATCCACTTCTTCAATCCGCCGCGCTACATGCACCTGGTGGAGCTGATCCCCTGCACGACAACCGAAGCGTCGCTGCTCGACCAACTGGAGACCTTCCTCGTCTCCACACTGGGCAAGGGCGTGGTGCGCGCCAAGGACACGCCCAATTTCATCGCCAACCGCGTCGGCGTGTTCTCCATGCTGGCCACCAAGCATCACGCGGCAGCGTTCAATCTCGGCTTCGACACCGTGGATGCGCTGACCGGCCGTTATCTCGGCCGTCCCAAGAGTGCCACCTTCCGCACGCTGGACGTGGTCGGACTCGATGTGTTTGCGCATGTGGTCAACACCATGCGCGAGAACCTGACCGAAGACCCGTGGCACAAGCACTTCGAACTGCCAAGCTGGTTCCAGTACCTGGTCGACCAGGGTTCGCTGGGACAGAAGACCAAGCGCGGCGTCTACCAGAAGATCGGCAAGGAGATCCACGTGCTGGATCTGCACACGCGGGAATATCGCCTGTCCGATGCCAAGGTGGACGACGGCGTGAAGGACATCCTGCGCGAGCGCGACTGGGCCAAGAAGCTCGCCGGATTGCGCAGCAACCAGCATCCGCAGGCACAGTTCCTGTGGGCGGTGTTCCGCGACGTGTTCCACTATTGCGCGCTGCACCTTGAGGCCATCGCCGACAACGCGCGCGATTTCGACTTCGCCGTGCGCTGGGGCTTCGGCTGGGACAACGGCCCGTTCGAGATCTGGCAGGCGGCGGGCTGGCAGCAGGTGGCCGGCTGGATCGCCACCGACATCTCCGCCGGCAAGGCGATGGCCGCCACGCCGCTGCCCGCATGGGTCACCGATCCGGCCCGCCTCGCCGTGCACGGCATGCATGGCTCCTATGCGCCGGCAAGCAACACCTACCAGCCGCGCTCCGCCTTGCCGGTGTACCGGCGCCAGCTCTATCCCGACCGCTTGCTGGGCGAGGTCAGGGTCTACGGCGAAACGGTGTTCGAGACCGACGAAGTGCGCCTGTGGCACAACGGCGACAGCATCGCCATCCTCAGCTTCAAGAGCAAGATGCACACCGTCAGCAACGAAGTGCTGGACGGCATTCTGCGCGCGGTGCACGAGGCCGAGGCGCATTTCAGCGCGCTCATCCTGTGGCAGACGGAACCGCCGTTCTCGGCCGGGGCCAACCTGCTGCAACTGATGCAGGGCATGCAGGAGCCGGCACCGGACGAAGGCCTGTTCGGCCGCTTCAAGCAGGCGGCCAGCCGCGTCAAATACACCATCGCGGGCGGCGGCGGCCTGGGCGAGATCGTCAATGCCGCCACCGGCAACGTGCCGAAAGTGGAAGCGGTGGTGGCCAAGTTCCAGCAGGTCTCGCAGCGCCTCAAATACGCGCAGGTGCCCACCATCGCGGCGGTGGACGGCCTGGCGCTCGGCGGCGGCTGCGAATTCTCCATCCACTGCACGCGCATCGTCGCCACGCTGGAAAGCTACATCGGCCTGGTCGAGGTCGGCGTCGGGCTATTGCCCGCCGGCGGCGGCTGCAAGGAGATGGCGCAGCGCGCAGCGGCGGAAGCACAACGCTTCGCCAACGACAACCGCGTCGACGTCTTCCCCTACCTGCGCAAATATTTCCAGAACATCGCCATGGGCGAAGTCGCCAAGAGCGCCGAGATGGCGCGCGAGATGGGCTACCTCAGGCAGTCCGACCGCATCGTGCTGAACCGCTTCGAGCTGCTGCACATCGCCAAGGAAGAGGCGCGGGCGCTCAACGCCACCGCCTACCGCCCGCCGCTGCACCAGCGCCAGATCGCCGTGGCCGGCCGCACCGGCATCGCCACCCTGCAGGCCGCGATGATCAACATGCTGGAAGGCAACTTCATCTCCGAGCACGACTACAACATCGGCAGTCGCGTCGCTGAGACCCTGTGCGGCGGCGATGTGGATGCGGGCAGCCTGGTGGACGAACAATGGCTGCTCGACCTGGAGCGGCGCAATTTCATGGAACTGCTGGCGCACTTCAAGACGCAGGATAGGATTGAGTACATGCTGAAGAACGGGAAGCCGTTGAGGAATTGA
- a CDS encoding acyl-CoA thioesterase: MNEENISLPDRQPTLRMAAMPSDANYTGDIFGGWLMGQVDIAGSIPAVHRARGRVATIAVNSFVFKQPIFVGDVVSFYARIVKVGTTSITVDVEVFVQRDPENPTCHKVTEATLTYVAVGDDRRPRPVPPQEQPV; encoded by the coding sequence ATGAACGAAGAGAACATTTCCCTGCCCGACCGCCAGCCCACCTTGCGCATGGCGGCGATGCCGTCGGATGCCAATTACACCGGCGACATCTTCGGCGGCTGGCTGATGGGGCAGGTGGATATCGCCGGCAGCATCCCCGCCGTGCACCGGGCCAGGGGCAGGGTGGCGACCATCGCGGTGAATTCGTTCGTGTTCAAGCAACCCATCTTCGTCGGCGATGTGGTGAGCTTCTATGCCCGAATCGTTAAGGTGGGGACGACCTCGATCACCGTGGACGTCGAGGTCTTTGTGCAGCGCGACCCGGAGAATCCCACCTGCCACAAGGTGACCGAAGCGACGCTGACCTATGTCGCCGTCGGCGACGACCGCAGGCCGCGGCCGGTGCCACCCCAGGAACAACCAGTTTGA
- a CDS encoding OmpP1/FadL family transporter, producing the protein MKSYKSLIAISVASALLAISGNAAASAFALIEQSSGLGNAFAGGAAGAEDAATIFFNPAGMTRLKGDQVTVAASFIQPSIKFSNTNSTGAALQTPGGNGGDAGGMVVVPNTYLVMELQPALRFGLGINSPFGLQTQYDPTWIGRFQAIDSQIKTVNLNPSLAYEMNDKISLGIGLDYQHITGTLTSAVNYSALAGGALGTNLEGVSAINGSDSAWGYNFGALFNLTPDTRVGVSYRSKINYNLTGTVAFSNVPGALAAQPALQNGNVTLPISMPDTFSISGFQQVNDKWDVMADATRTGWSALQQLVVSRTNGSVLQSTPENWTNTWRYSVGTTYHYNEQWLARAGAAYDQSPVADAYRTARIPDNNRTWLTVGGQYKVSAASKIDFGYAHLFVKDTPIANNQTATGGGNLVGMYSSSIDIVSLQYAYNF; encoded by the coding sequence ATGAAATCATACAAATCGTTGATCGCCATCTCGGTGGCGAGTGCGTTGCTGGCGATATCCGGCAATGCGGCAGCATCCGCTTTTGCCCTGATCGAGCAAAGCAGCGGATTGGGCAACGCATTCGCCGGCGGTGCAGCGGGCGCTGAAGATGCAGCCACCATCTTCTTCAACCCGGCCGGCATGACCCGGCTCAAGGGGGACCAGGTGACGGTGGCGGCCAGCTTCATCCAGCCCTCGATCAAGTTCTCCAATACCAACTCGACCGGCGCAGCCTTGCAAACCCCGGGCGGCAACGGCGGCGATGCCGGCGGCATGGTGGTGGTGCCCAACACCTACCTGGTGATGGAACTGCAGCCCGCGCTGCGCTTCGGTCTGGGCATCAACTCGCCGTTCGGTCTGCAGACCCAGTACGACCCCACTTGGATCGGCCGCTTCCAGGCGATCGATTCGCAGATCAAGACCGTCAACCTGAACCCTTCTCTCGCCTACGAGATGAACGACAAGATCAGCCTGGGCATCGGGCTGGACTACCAGCACATCACCGGCACCCTGACCAGCGCGGTGAACTACAGTGCACTTGCGGGCGGCGCTTTGGGTACGAACCTGGAAGGGGTGAGCGCAATCAACGGCAGCGACTCGGCATGGGGCTACAACTTCGGTGCCCTGTTCAACCTCACGCCCGATACGCGCGTCGGCGTGTCATACCGTTCCAAGATCAATTACAACCTGACCGGCACGGTCGCCTTCAGCAACGTTCCCGGCGCATTGGCGGCGCAACCGGCACTGCAGAACGGCAACGTGACGCTGCCGATCTCCATGCCCGACACGTTCTCGATCAGCGGCTTCCAGCAGGTGAACGACAAGTGGGACGTGATGGCCGATGCCACGCGCACCGGCTGGAGCGCGCTGCAGCAACTGGTGGTCAGTCGCACCAACGGCAGCGTGCTGCAGTCGACACCGGAAAACTGGACCAACACCTGGCGCTATAGCGTGGGCACGACCTATCACTACAACGAGCAATGGCTGGCCCGCGCCGGTGCGGCCTATGACCAGTCGCCGGTCGCCGATGCGTACCGTACCGCGCGTATCCCCGACAACAACCGCACCTGGTTGACCGTCGGCGGCCAGTACAAGGTGTCGGCCGCCAGCAAGATCGATTTCGGCTATGCCCACCTGTTCGTCAAGGACACCCCCATCGCCAACAACCAGACCGCAACGGGTGGCGGCAATCTGGTGGGTATGTACAGCAGCAGCATCGATATCGTGAGCCTGCAGTACGCCTATAACTTCTAA
- a CDS encoding acyl-CoA dehydrogenase — protein sequence MIVVVLVALLLAFFRASIWGWLIAIAVLVPLVAMVSRISDGALQTVYIALGIFLAVLGIPMLRRLLVSSFILGIFRKILPQVSQTEQEALDAGTVGWEGELFSGNPHWRQLLALPKTGLSDREQAFLDNEVEQLCAMLDDWDITHTRQDLPPEVWQFIKDKGFFGMIIPKEYGGLEFSAQAQSAVVTKVASRSGTASVTVMVPNSLGPAELLLHYGTQEQKDKYLRGLASGKEVPCFALTGPFAGSDAGAIPDYGIVCYGDFNGHSNVLGVRVTWEKRYITLAPVATLLGLAFKLYDPQNLLGAEVSRGITLALIPTDTPGVNVGRRHFPLNSAFLNGPTTGKDVFIPMDYIIGGTMRIGHGWRMLMDCLAAGRSISLPASATGGVKLAARTSGAYCRVRKQFHVPVGKFEGVEEALTRIAGHLYVMDAARTMTAQAVDMGGKPSVISAIVKYHCTERGRMVINDAMDVHGGKGICLGPDNYLARAYQQTPIGITVEGANILTRSLIIFGQGAVRSHPYVLKEIHAAHDQNNKRAVREFDEALFGHISFSLSNAVRSLVYGLTGGRIIGVPTEQPTRRYYQALTRYSAAFAFAADVSMLVLGGGLKRKEKLSARLGDVLSQMYLCSAVLKRFEDDGRPDDDLPLLHWGMQDGLYRIQVAFDGVLQNFPNRFAALLLRAMIFPLGQCRKPPSDHLGHQVASLLLKPGPVRERLTAGMFISRDENDAVGALEAALTSTLACEPLQAELEKARKEGKLKAREELQQIAEARDLGIIDAEQALQLERDYALRRKVIMVDDFAPEQLRAYQG from the coding sequence ATGATAGTGGTAGTGCTGGTGGCCTTGTTGCTGGCCTTCTTCCGCGCTTCCATCTGGGGATGGCTGATCGCCATCGCCGTGCTCGTGCCGCTGGTGGCAATGGTGAGCCGCATCTCCGACGGCGCCCTGCAGACTGTCTATATCGCGCTCGGCATTTTCCTCGCGGTGCTCGGCATTCCCATGCTGCGCCGCCTGCTGGTCAGCAGTTTCATTCTCGGCATCTTCCGCAAGATACTGCCGCAGGTTTCGCAGACCGAACAGGAGGCGCTGGACGCCGGCACGGTTGGCTGGGAGGGCGAGCTGTTCAGCGGCAACCCGCACTGGAGGCAATTGCTGGCCCTGCCCAAGACCGGGTTGAGCGATCGCGAGCAGGCCTTCCTCGACAACGAGGTGGAACAGCTGTGCGCGATGCTGGACGACTGGGACATCACCCACACGCGCCAGGACTTGCCGCCGGAAGTCTGGCAGTTCATCAAGGACAAGGGTTTCTTCGGCATGATCATCCCGAAGGAATACGGCGGCCTGGAATTTTCCGCCCAGGCGCAATCGGCGGTGGTGACCAAGGTCGCTTCGCGCAGCGGCACGGCTTCGGTGACGGTGATGGTGCCCAATTCGCTCGGCCCGGCCGAGCTGCTGCTGCATTACGGCACGCAGGAGCAGAAGGACAAATACCTGCGCGGCCTCGCCAGCGGCAAGGAGGTGCCGTGCTTTGCGCTGACCGGACCGTTCGCCGGCTCCGACGCCGGAGCCATCCCCGACTACGGCATCGTCTGCTACGGCGATTTCAACGGCCATTCGAACGTGCTGGGCGTGCGCGTCACCTGGGAGAAGCGCTACATCACGCTGGCGCCGGTGGCGACGCTGCTCGGCCTTGCCTTCAAGCTCTACGACCCGCAGAACCTGCTCGGTGCGGAAGTTTCGCGCGGCATCACGCTGGCGCTGATCCCGACCGACACGCCGGGGGTGAACGTGGGGCGCCGCCACTTCCCGCTCAACTCGGCTTTCCTGAACGGCCCCACCACCGGCAAGGACGTATTCATCCCGATGGACTACATCATCGGCGGCACCATGCGCATCGGCCACGGCTGGCGCATGCTGATGGACTGCCTGGCGGCCGGGCGTTCCATCTCGCTGCCCGCCAGCGCCACCGGCGGCGTCAAGCTGGCGGCGCGCACCAGCGGCGCCTATTGCCGCGTGCGCAAGCAGTTCCATGTGCCGGTCGGCAAGTTCGAGGGCGTGGAAGAGGCGCTGACGCGCATCGCCGGCCACCTGTACGTGATGGATGCGGCGCGAACGATGACCGCGCAGGCCGTGGACATGGGCGGCAAGCCGTCGGTGATCTCCGCCATCGTGAAATATCACTGCACCGAGCGCGGCCGCATGGTCATCAACGACGCGATGGATGTGCACGGCGGCAAGGGCATTTGCCTCGGCCCGGACAACTACCTTGCGCGTGCCTATCAGCAGACGCCCATCGGCATCACGGTGGAGGGCGCCAACATCCTGACGCGCAGCCTGATCATCTTCGGCCAGGGGGCGGTGCGTTCGCATCCCTATGTGCTGAAGGAGATCCACGCCGCGCACGACCAGAACAACAAGCGCGCGGTGCGCGAGTTCGACGAAGCGCTGTTCGGCCATATCAGCTTCAGCCTGAGCAATGCGGTGCGCAGCCTGGTTTACGGGCTGACCGGCGGGCGCATCATCGGCGTGCCGACCGAACAGCCGACCAGGCGCTACTATCAGGCGCTGACGCGCTACTCGGCCGCATTCGCTTTCGCCGCCGACGTCTCCATGCTGGTGCTGGGCGGCGGACTCAAGCGCAAGGAGAAGCTGTCGGCGCGCCTCGGCGACGTGCTGAGCCAGATGTACCTGTGTTCCGCAGTGCTGAAACGCTTCGAGGACGATGGCCGCCCCGACGACGATCTGCCGCTGCTGCACTGGGGCATGCAGGACGGCCTGTACCGCATCCAGGTCGCATTCGACGGCGTGCTGCAGAATTTCCCCAACCGTTTCGCCGCGCTGCTGTTGCGCGCCATGATCTTCCCGCTCGGGCAATGCCGCAAACCGCCGAGCGACCATCTCGGCCACCAGGTGGCCTCGCTGTTGCTCAAGCCGGGGCCGGTGCGCGAGCGCCTGACGGCCGGCATGTTCATCTCGCGCGACGAGAACGATGCGGTCGGTGCGCTGGAAGCCGCACTGACCAGCACGCTGGCGTGCGAGCCGCTGCAGGCCGAGCTGGAAAAGGCACGCAAGGAAGGCAAGCTCAAGGCGCGCGAAGAGCTGCAGCAGATCGCCGAGGCGCGCGATCTGGGCATCATCGATGCGGAGCAGGCGCTGCAACTGGAGCGCGACTATGCCTTGCGCCGCAAGGTCATCATGGTGGATGACTTCGCCCCCGAACAGCTGCGAGCTTATCAGGGATGA
- a CDS encoding tetratricopeptide repeat protein — MHALDVSEADFEEKVVVASYKLPVVIDFWAPWCAPCKVLKPILEKLAGEYGGKFRLAKVNSDENPNISARFGVRGIPAVKALMNGKVVDEFTGALPEGQVREWLEKIIPSPSEELRLAAQQLAAAGEVDGALQKLTEASALDPANEWVRVDAAELLLHKGEMDEAQRLLDSLKDTDVLKDARVLQLKAQTRLAEMSATGESEAELAAAVAADGNDLEARLKLANVLIAGNRPAEGMDQLLEIVARDRTFKDDIGRKTLLDVFNLLGGGGIVPEYRRKLSGLLNR, encoded by the coding sequence ATGCATGCGCTGGATGTAAGCGAAGCGGATTTTGAAGAGAAGGTGGTGGTGGCCTCGTACAAGCTGCCGGTGGTGATCGATTTCTGGGCGCCGTGGTGTGCACCGTGCAAGGTGCTGAAGCCCATCCTGGAAAAGCTGGCGGGTGAATACGGCGGCAAGTTCCGCCTCGCCAAGGTGAACTCGGACGAGAATCCGAATATCTCGGCCAGGTTCGGCGTGCGCGGGATTCCCGCGGTGAAGGCGCTGATGAATGGCAAGGTGGTGGATGAATTCACCGGTGCCTTGCCGGAAGGACAAGTACGCGAATGGCTGGAGAAGATCATTCCCAGTCCTTCCGAGGAATTGCGTCTTGCAGCGCAGCAACTGGCGGCGGCGGGGGAGGTGGATGGCGCGTTGCAGAAGCTGACCGAAGCCTCCGCGCTCGACCCGGCCAACGAGTGGGTGCGCGTGGATGCGGCGGAGCTCCTGCTGCACAAGGGCGAGATGGATGAGGCGCAGCGCCTGCTCGACAGCCTGAAGGATACGGATGTGCTGAAGGATGCGCGCGTGCTGCAGCTGAAGGCGCAGACCCGGCTGGCCGAGATGAGCGCGACCGGCGAGAGCGAGGCGGAGCTTGCCGCCGCGGTGGCTGCGGATGGCAACGACCTGGAAGCGAGGTTGAAGCTGGCCAACGTGCTGATCGCCGGCAACCGTCCTGCCGAAGGCATGGACCAGTTGCTGGAGATCGTTGCGCGCGACCGTACATTCAAGGACGACATCGGGCGCAAGACACTGCTCGATGTGTTCAACCTGCTGGGCGGCGGCGGGATCGTGCCGGAGTACCGGCGCAAACTTTCGGGGCTGTTGAACCGTTGA
- a CDS encoding GFA family protein — translation MQPYKGSCHCGAIQFSFEAEPFIHGIRCNCSFCAKRGTMMHLVPGAKFDIKAQEGSLGQYQWGAKTAKHYFCRNCGVTTFSEASKWPGQYIVNLGCVDGVDTFALETKVFDGKNLL, via the coding sequence ATGCAACCATACAAAGGCAGCTGCCACTGCGGTGCGATCCAGTTCTCGTTCGAGGCCGAGCCTTTCATACACGGGATACGCTGCAACTGCTCGTTCTGTGCCAAACGGGGAACCATGATGCATCTGGTGCCGGGGGCGAAGTTCGATATCAAAGCGCAGGAAGGCTCGCTAGGTCAGTACCAGTGGGGCGCGAAGACGGCGAAGCATTATTTTTGCAGGAACTGTGGCGTCACCACTTTCAGCGAAGCGAGCAAATGGCCGGGGCAATACATCGTGAACCTCGGCTGCGTGGATGGCGTGGATACCTTTGCGCTGGAGACGAAGGTGTTCGATGGCAAGAATTTGCTGTAG
- a CDS encoding DUF2946 family protein, with protein sequence MSRSCQKFVALLLLLWLPLSGASALAATVTMQLQHAGCKENVTSQQMSHTHMSGHHQHHGKMHAAADNHKQSCNACGVCALAGTGYLATPHVGMAAAPAIAHERTPYLVAYHSFTSAPLVPPPLVRA encoded by the coding sequence ATGTCTCGTTCATGCCAAAAATTCGTCGCCCTGTTGCTGCTGCTGTGGTTGCCGCTGTCCGGCGCCAGCGCGCTGGCCGCCACAGTCACCATGCAGCTGCAGCATGCCGGATGCAAGGAAAATGTAACATCGCAACAGATGTCGCACACCCACATGAGCGGGCATCATCAACATCACGGCAAGATGCACGCCGCCGCGGACAATCACAAACAATCCTGCAATGCTTGCGGGGTCTGTGCCCTCGCCGGCACCGGCTATCTGGCGACACCGCATGTCGGGATGGCTGCGGCACCGGCGATTGCACACGAGCGCACGCCCTACCTGGTCGCCTACCACTCTTTCACCTCAGCCCCGCTGGTTCCGCCACCCCTCGTTCGCGCCTGA
- a CDS encoding long-chain fatty acid--CoA ligase: MTAVRNEDVISPQQAVTLHGLFLERVRRSQDKIAYRYFDNRQSVWVDLSWGQMLEQVARWQAALAQEGLAKGDRVAIMLRNCPQWVMFDQAAMSLGLVTVPLYTVDRADNIAYIVNDSKVKVLLFETADQWQELSGVLGQMDCVQRFVSLDEFRHNEPRLAAAPKYLLTPVAELQPAVRCECGELASIIYTSGTTGRPKGVMLSHSNMLSNTYDAMATFTVRSDDLLLSFLPLSHTFERTCGYYLQVMTGATVAYARSIPLLSEDLKIIRPTILISVPRIYERIYGSIKNALAEGSPLKRKLFDLAVEVGWARFLHEQRRGGWKPAFLLWPLLQKLVAQKILDRLGGRLRTTVSGGAALAPDISRVFVGLGLPVVQGYGLTETSPIVSGNKLDNNFPDSVGQPIRGVQVKLGEQNALLVKGPNVMMGYWNNPEATRAMIDADGWLNTGDIARISETGHIYITGRLKEIIVLSNGEKMPPADMEAAILHDPLIDQVMIYGEGRPYLVALAVLNPEVWPQVAAKVGVRSDMPESLTDTNVEAKVLRRIARNLSGFPGYAKVHRVLLLREPWTIDNGLLTPKLSLKRDRVVAMYGQQIEDLYRGH; encoded by the coding sequence ATGACGGCAGTACGGAATGAGGATGTGATATCGCCACAGCAGGCAGTGACGCTGCACGGCCTGTTCCTGGAGCGCGTGCGGCGCTCGCAGGACAAGATCGCATACAGGTATTTCGATAACCGGCAGTCGGTGTGGGTCGACCTGAGCTGGGGGCAGATGCTGGAACAGGTCGCGCGCTGGCAGGCTGCGCTGGCCCAGGAAGGGCTCGCCAAGGGTGACCGCGTGGCGATCATGCTGCGCAACTGTCCGCAGTGGGTGATGTTCGACCAGGCCGCGATGTCGCTGGGACTGGTCACCGTGCCGCTGTACACCGTGGATCGCGCCGACAACATTGCCTATATCGTCAACGACTCGAAAGTGAAAGTGCTGCTGTTCGAGACCGCCGACCAATGGCAGGAACTTTCCGGCGTGCTCGGGCAGATGGATTGCGTGCAGCGCTTCGTCTCGCTGGACGAGTTCAGGCACAACGAGCCGCGCCTGGCGGCCGCGCCGAAATACCTGCTCACGCCGGTGGCGGAATTGCAGCCTGCCGTGCGGTGCGAATGCGGCGAGCTGGCCAGCATCATCTACACCTCGGGCACGACCGGCAGACCGAAAGGCGTGATGCTGAGCCACAGCAACATGCTCTCCAACACCTACGATGCGATGGCCACCTTCACCGTGCGCAGCGACGACCTGCTGCTCTCGTTTCTGCCGCTGTCGCACACCTTCGAGCGCACCTGCGGCTATTACCTGCAGGTGATGACGGGGGCGACGGTGGCCTATGCGCGCTCCATCCCGCTGCTGTCGGAGGACCTGAAGATCATCCGCCCGACCATCCTGATCTCGGTGCCGCGCATCTACGAACGCATCTACGGCTCGATCAAGAACGCCCTGGCCGAAGGTTCGCCGCTCAAGCGCAAGCTGTTCGACCTCGCAGTCGAGGTCGGCTGGGCGCGCTTCCTGCACGAGCAGCGGCGCGGCGGCTGGAAACCCGCGTTCCTGTTGTGGCCGTTGTTGCAGAAACTGGTGGCGCAAAAGATACTGGACCGCCTGGGCGGGCGCCTGCGCACCACGGTGAGCGGCGGCGCGGCGCTGGCGCCGGATATTTCGCGCGTGTTCGTCGGCCTGGGTTTGCCGGTGGTGCAGGGGTACGGCCTCACCGAGACCAGCCCCATCGTGTCCGGCAACAAGCTGGACAACAATTTTCCCGACAGCGTCGGGCAGCCGATACGCGGCGTGCAGGTGAAGCTGGGCGAACAGAATGCGCTGCTGGTGAAGGGACCGAACGTGATGATGGGTTACTGGAACAATCCGGAAGCGACACGGGCCATGATCGATGCCGATGGCTGGCTCAATACCGGCGACATCGCGCGCATCAGCGAGACCGGCCACATCTACATCACCGGCCGCCTGAAGGAGATCATCGTGCTGTCCAACGGCGAGAAGATGCCGCCTGCCGACATGGAAGCGGCCATCCTGCACGATCCGCTGATCGACCAGGTGATGATCTACGGCGAGGGCCGCCCCTATCTGGTTGCGCTGGCGGTGCTCAATCCCGAGGTATGGCCGCAGGTCGCGGCCAAGGTCGGCGTGCGCTCGGACATGCCGGAATCGCTGACCGATACCAACGTGGAAGCCAAGGTGCTGCGACGTATCGCCCGCAACCTGAGCGGTTTCCCCGGCTATGCCAAGGTGCATCGCGTGCTGTTGCTGCGCGAGCCATGGACCATCGATAACGGCCTGCTCACGCCCAAGCTGAGCCTGAAACGCGACCGTGTGGTGGCGATGTACGGTCAACAGATCGAAGACCTGTACCGGGGGCACTGA